The stretch of DNA CTACTAGTCTTatttgtgtgagagagagagagttggcttcatgtatttttctttcttatctaCATGATTATAGTGATTGATAATATTATGTAGTTGATCTCTAAGAAAATATGTACATTAATTATTTTGCAATTTCCAAGATGAAAACCAGATGATCTCAAACCACTTTGGCTGCTCTTCTACTTTTGCTCCCCAACGGTGTTCTCGACGACCTAAGATTGGTTGATCTGAATTGGACttaaaagaagaaatttgatgaaagCAGCCGGCTTGTTGGACAAACTGACTCTAAGAAACAGGCCAATAACCGTTCGAGCTCCTGTCAGAAAATATTATCTCCATGGTGGTAACTCTTCATGAGGACACTAGTAGTATTATATTGTCGCACTAAAGAACTACATGGATGCTCAAGATTAGTATTTTGGTGAGATTGGAATTGGTACTCAATCCTTCTCAAAAGTTCATTGTGGTATTCGACACTCATGGGAGTTCTAATCTTTCGGTGCCCTCTTCCAAGTGTTATTTCTCAGTAAGAcctgatttggatagtgagttgattGCTTACGGAGATTGAAATCTCGATTTCCTGAGATTGGATTAAATTGGTGCAGGAAGTACTCTGCAAGAGGGGAGGTAAGGTTTCTTTTTCATAGAGCTATGACGTGGCAATTCTGTATTGGATGGtgtaaaaatgagttttacacTCTAGCCTATTTGAAGTTAATATCCTGGAAATATCTATTGCCCATGAAGAGTGGTTGGAAATAGACTCTAACAACAAAGACATGGCCTCAATAGTTTGTCATTTATCAATTTCCTACAGTGACCAACAAGTTTCAAAGTTCTCGAACAAGTTAACTAATGTGCGGACCATCATGTACGACGAACTGAACCACACGTGTCCTCAGTTAAAGCTTGCATCTCAAGATTCAAGTCTTTGCGGGTGCTAGCTATACCTGGTTCAGATTGTGAGAATTTGCCAAGTTCTATTGGTACTCAAAAGATTTGAGATATCTCAACCTATCTGATAATGAATCAATCAAGATACTTTCTAATTCCATTTGCAAGCTACACAATTTGCAAACCTTGTTTCTTCATGGATGTTTTAACCTTGAACGACTGCCCAAAGATATGAGGAACAGGAATAATATCAATCTTAGGCTTCTTTCAGTAACAACAAAAGATACAAGCCTGGTCAAAAATGGAGTATATTGCTTTAATTCTTTTCAGATTTTATCTGTGGTTGGTTGTCCAAAACTCGAATGCTTGTTTCCACATATGGACCGGTGCTTCACCAACCCTCTTTCATTGTCTTTTTGGGAATGTGAAAGTTTGACCTCTTTGCCACCTATTATCAAGAACCTAACCGCCTTAGAGTCATTGTACATTATTATTCACCAATCCAaataacacacacacatatatatatatataggtaccgATCAAAGCTACGTCAGTTCAGGCTGGCATTCGCTTCGACTCGTGGCTCGTTGAATTAAGGCCGAAGTTGCAAATCCATGCatgtagatatataaaattgaagGGGAGAGTAATAAAATCtagcatatattatatgtgattataaaaatgatttacgATTGAAATAAGACAAAATCACATTacctcatcatcttcacctttTTCAGAATCCCCATCATCTTCTTGATCATCTTCAGAATCGAGTTCGAGCTCTGGTATGTTGGACAAGTCTTCTAAACGAGTAACGAGTTCAGGACAATATTTAATCTTCagttttcttaatgttttcaTATGATGAATCCCCTCCGGTAGAGATGATAGCTCATGGCATCTAGTGATCTCCTCCGGTAAAAACTTGAATGTTATTCAAATTGATAGATATCATATATACATTCACTAGAagtgaaacaaaataaactcacaataaataaatatctcacAATTTTAATGTATCGACCCATAATTATCATCATGCAAGCTTTAGTttaattgaacaacaaaatcaattagataacatgacataaaattaaaagaaaattttatgattttataaaaatgagccCTTATGAGATACCTAGTGCATCATTGCAATCAAGTTTTTGGACAGGATAATCCCAAAAATTGCACAATTTTCAATTAACTACCTTATATCATCTATGACTCCACCAAATAAAAATCTTCCTTTGGGCTGATTGTTATTCACATGGATTTAGATGTAACTAGATGCAATTCACTAAATTTCACCATTTTAGGCCAAGGAGAAAATTTTCATGATAGAAGTCACTTAAGCGATATATCACATTAATTTCTCTAAGCCATATGTATGAAttggaattgaatatttaaaaaaataattatgtatataaataagaaaatattaaatgacgTCTATTATAGAGatattaagagaaataaatttttaaattctttttttttttgaaaaaaaaaataattattattatattttatgatctgAATCAAGTCAGATTTAGTGACCCTATCAACCAAGTCATTCAAACAGGTCGGGTCAACTGGTCAAGCAAGTCAAGGTCAATGGTCAAACCGTTCTGGGTCAACCCATGGACATGGGTCTTGTGATATGATTCAACGGACTTAAATCCAAAGGTTTGAAAGGTTGGACCTAACATATGGGTCAGACCATTACTTCAAGCCCAATTCTTATATGAACCCAATTCttataagaaaatgttgtttaataatattatgaatttttttaaaaatatttaaaagagttaaaacaattatgtgaaaaaaaaaacaaaaaacttaagttttttcacattattttttgaacacttaaatatttaaaaaaaaaaaaaaaaagaaaatccctaatattattaaataacaatttcttaatcatgaagggaaaaaaaaaggtacaagaAGCTCCCACCGAGATCCCCCTAGCATTGACTATAAAGATATAAGAAAAGCAAGTGATTTACCTCATACAAAAGCCccattagaataattatattgttcGGAGGGAgggagatgagataaaactgaaaagagaaaaaaataaagtgatttgAAATGATCTAACAGCTAAATCATTTGGTTATggcattaaaaatttaaaccacAACTAGTAAAAAGACACTACAATTAGCAAGGGGTCACTGGGTCTTTGAtaatcttttttccttttccttttgtcaAGTCTGGTTAGTGGGTGTTTGTTATtactctctcttttgcttaatttCAGTCCTACCGGGCCAAAGTAAACTTTTTTAGCTGTCATCTCTCACttattaatcttttgttttcaattttttttgggcATCAATTTGGCCTATGGGTGTATATTAATATCCCTTGTTTTATTTGATTGGAGACTTACTTATTCCTTGCCCCCTAAATCATGCCacgtttattgttattttttaaaattgaaaaatgtcaaatattataACCCTTCGTATTTTCTTATTTGCATAATTTACTTTTTcgacatgaatgcataatctaTTTTGTGAACTCTCATTGTGGTGTCCCTACTTGTAGCTCCACGAAAATTTTGATAAAGAGGATGAAAGAGTAAATTTGGTTTTTTGAATTGACATGtataaatgaattgaaaaaaaaaaagattttataaattaggAGTGAAATATATAGTTGCAGcttttaatttccttgtttctttcGAGACAGAAATGCTTATAGCACGCAGATGGAATAGGGTAAATTTGGTTTTGAATCTATAGATTTACTCCAAATTAGTAAGATGCCACAATCTatagatcttcttcttcttccttttatatAATGAAGATCAATTAATCTTTCAGACAAAAGTTACTAACCAATTGAGCAATACATTCGAATTTCAATggaaattgggattttttaaagaaataataataaaatatcaatctctGCAATAGTACATTATTATTCCAATACATTATTATTCCCCACATGCATTTACGAAACCAACAGTACACGTGAAGCATTTTATACATTGAAAAAAGATAGATATAGGTACCGAAGCAAATACATTATTATTCACCAAtccaaataacatatatatatataggtaccgATCAAAGCTATGTCCGTTCAAGCTGGCATTCACTTCGACTCATGGCTCGTCGAATTAAGGCCAAAGCTGCAAATCCATGCgcatagatatataaaatttaagagGAGAGTAATAAaacttaacatatataatatgtgattataaaaatgatttacgattgaaataaaaagacaaaatcacATTACCTAagcatcttcttcatcatcttcacctttTTTAGAATCCTCATCGTCTTCTTGATCATCTTGATCATCTTCACCTTTTTCAGAATGCTCATCATATTCTTGATCATCTTCAGAATCGAGTTCGAGCTCTGGTATGTTAGACCAGTCTTCTAAACGAGTAACAAGTTGAGGACAATCTTTAATCTTCACTTTTCTTAATGTTTTCATATGATGAATCCCCTCCGGTAGAGATGATAGCTCATCGCATTCAATGATCTCCAATGAGTGAAGTGATTTCAGAGTTGGTAACCACTCTGGCAACGCATTCAGATTTTCGCAGCCATTGATATGTAGCTCCTTTAACGTGTTTGCAGATCCTAGGAGCCATTCGGGTAAAATCTCCAACTTTGgtaaatttattatatacaaGATTTGGAGTCTCAAATTGAGGTCCTGtacatctcctcctcctcctcctcccgtCAAATCTATTTCTTCAAATCACAAATGCACAATGACTCTAAGGCTTTTAGGTGCTTGATAATAGGTGGCAAAGAGGTCAAACTATCACAATCCACAAAAACCAATATACGAAGGTTGGTGAGGCACCTGTCCATCTGTGGAAACAAGCATTCGAGTCTTGGACATTTCACCACATATAAAATCTGAAGAGAATTAAAGCAACATACTCCATTCACGAACAAGCATGTATCTTTTGTTGAAATCCCAAGAAACCTAAGGTTGATCATGTTCCTCATATCTTTGGGCAGTCGTTCAAGGTTTCGACATCCATCAAGTAACAAGGTTTGCAAATTGTGTAACTTGCAAATGGAATTAGGAAGCTTCTTGATTGACAGATTATTGGATAGGTCAAGATATCTCAAATGCTTTTGAGTACCAATGGAACTTggcaaattctcaaaatttgaaCCAGGTATAGCTAGCACACGTAAAGACTTGAATCTTGAGATGCATGCTTCAACTGAGGACACGTGTGGTTTGGTTCGGTACATGATGCTCCTCACATTAGCTAACTTGTTCGAAAACTTTGAAACTTGTTGGTCACTAGATGAAATTGACAAATGATGAACAGTCGAGGCCATGTCTTTATTGTCAGAGTCTATTTCCAACCACTCTTCATGGCCAATAGAGAGCACAAGATCATGAACGAGATCATGCATTTTGAAGGTATACATATCAAAAATAGGTTCATCAAGATCTTGGAAGAAACATCTCGACATTAACTCTTTAATGTACAAGTCTCCAATATCTTCCAACTCCTGTTTTTTGTAAACAGGTAATTGGAGAATTAATCCATGTGCCACCCATTGTTCAATTAACAAGAAATTATTGAATTCATGATCCTTTGGGAAATTAACGCAATAGGCAAAGCATCGCTTCAAATGAATTGGCATTTGATTATAACTCAATCGCAATGCAGGTAAGATgcttccttcattttcttctaattcccaGATCTCGCTATCTCTCACAAATTCCCACTCTCTTTCATCGACTTTCGAATAAAGTAGACCACCTAAACTCTTCACGGCCAATGGAACCCTTTTACACTTTTCCACTATTTTATCCGCAATTGATAAGAGGTTTGGATATCGTTTGTCTTCTCCTTCCTTGAATGCACATTTCACAAACAGAGACAAACAATCTTCTTTTGATAGACCTTCTAAAGAATGTGTGTAAATAGGGTCTAAAATGGAAGACACCTTGTGACTACGTGTTGTTACAACAATTACACTTCCATGCGAACCTCCATTAAGCAAATCTAtcaattcaacccatttatTTCTATTATCATTCCTGACATCGTCTAAGACCAGTAGAAACCTTTTATCCTTTAAAAGTTCTCTCAATCTAGTCTGCAATGTATCTTCAGTACTTGAATTCTTATTAACTTTACAACCAGCAGATTTTAGGACTTCTTCCATCAATCTTGTAACTCTAAAATCCGTAGAGACACAAACCCacattttcaattgaaaatgaTTAACTACGGTCTCATCATTGTAGACCAACTTGGCAAGTGTGGTCTTCCCCATACCTCCTAATCCAACTATGGAAATTACATTAACATTTCCATTGGCCTTCATCAGAGGCTCTACGATTTTTTCTTTGTCCCCATGCCTACCGATGACCAATGATTCAACACTGGAATGAGTCATTTCCCTCCACATGGGCATGACATGCTCATCTTCACGTCGTTCAATGAGATTAAACTGATTCTTATTAGCTTTAATCTCATCTAACCTCTCTCTAATGTCCTTGATTTTGTGAGCCAGTTTTAAACGGGATGGAAGTGCCatggaggaagaaaagaaatgtcgTACCTTTGTACTAGTGCTTCCGTATGCTGTAATCGCTTGCTTCCTTAAAGCGTTGTACTCAATTTCATCTATCACATCATCTGCATCATATAAGATATCTTTGAGCTGCCACAGCCAGTCCCTCAGCACGAGATTGCTTGCTTGCTTGTCTTcagcatccaagagcacgattTTGATGGTGGAAATAGTGCGCTCAATCTTTTTCAGGTCAGTTTGGAGGCCCCAGGCCAAGCAAAGCTCTTGATATGCAAAGGACCCTAGTTTCTCCAAGACCTTTCCTGCGAGGCCAAAGGCAAGATCAACCATGTTTGCCAATGGAATTTGCAAAACTGGAATGGGGGTTGTGCTTACAGAAATTAAGCTCGTGAGGCTTCTCTTTCATACAGttaactcttatatatatagttaattcataaaaattatatgcaaaaagTTATTTCAACTATTGTGAGGTAAAATGTAAGTGAAGATAATGCAAATTTCTTAACCTGCAGACACAAGTATCATTTAAatgcttttcttttgttttattcttctttggcttttttatttttccccaactttagaaaagaaaaggagttTTTCTTAATTGGTCTATTAATTTGGGCTAATACAAATCATTTTGGATTCTTCGGTCAAGATGTGGCCATTagttttagtctaattactgcCATATATTCTCAACAGATTTCCATATTATTCTTTAAGTCgaatatattctataattactACTCCAATGTCATCAATGTTTGGGTTCATattgcttgtattggacaacaTTTAAAAATGAGGTCGACAAGTTATGCTTATCTCTATCCGCATTACATAAAAGTATTGCTTGTATAGCATCTTGTCATATTTCGGAGGCTTCGGTTGGCATAAAGAACCTTGCCTTTCCCTTTTTCCGGAAGAAATTCCAAGTTAGATGTCCATGCATATGGGAAACATATCGAagtttgctttttctttttcctttcttccctttTAAGGAAGGCATATATAAATGGGTGGCAAGTGCGAAATAGACTTGGGAAAGTCATGCAGGTATCGGGAATTGGCCGAGCGACAAGCGTACGTGTTGGCAAGGGTACGTAAGGTACAAATGACCTTAGCAATTTATGACATTATTGCcatatgcaaaaaagaaaaaaaaaacatgttattGTCATATAAAATAGAGAACTACTATGTCTACACAACGGCCTTTTGGTATATTATTTGCTGATTTACCAAGTCTTGGTTTGAGAACAAATTAACTCAAAAATtcaactcaaaagaaaaaatgacaggcatgtcagtttataaaatcacttttgtaCAATTAATTCTTGTATGGGTGAAAATATTTTGGGGCAAAAAACTTAGAATTTCATTGcaaaaaagttcaaatattttggGGCATGTCATAAATGAACTTTCATCCACAGATGTTGaaatgaaattttcaaaatttgagctGTCACTTAGTATGACATTAAGTGTTTTCCTTTGTTCTTTTTAAAGTTTGGACATTCAATCCTTATGTGACCATAACCTGAGCAATCATGATACTTAaccttatcatttttatcatatttttcttttttcaaattttcagaaTCATTTTTCGTAGTAGAGAATTCATTACCACTATTTTGCTTTCCATTTGCCCTTTtgttaaacataatttttcttgcAATAAGTGTTATATCCTTATCGTTTAGATTCTCCTCATCAGAAAAACCTTCACGGTCTTCTCTCACAGTTTTTAGAGCAATAGACTTCCCTTTTCTTGTTTGAGGAAGTGAAGACTCATAGGTTTGTAAGGAACCTACTAGTTCTTCAACCTTAATTGCATCCAAGTCTTTACTTTCCTCTATGACAGTAACTTTTGGGCGAAATCTTTCAGGCAAAGATCTTAGGACCTTCCTCACCACTCTCGAGTCCTCCACCTTCTCGCCGAGATTAAACCTGAAATTTACAATATCGTTAAATTTAACATAATAATCATTAAAGCTCTCGTGTTCCAGTATTTTAATCTCCTCAAACTTTGAGGTTAGTAATTGTACAATTCTTGTTCCCTCATGTGTGACTTCCAAGATCTCACATGCTTCTTTAGTCACCTCACACATagaaattcttttaaattcttcAGAAGATACCACCATAAAAATTGCATTAAGTCTCTTGATATACCAATTACAGTTGCAAATCTCATCTATAGTTCATGTATCAATGGTTGTCTTGGGTTTAGTCCATCCTCGCTCAACTGCAAACCACACACGTTCATCCAACGATTTAAGGAAATCTCTCATTTGTACTTTCCAATATGCATAATTTTTCCCATCAAGGTGTGGCAGAGTTGTTAATCACAACATGATTAACAACAACACGAATCACACTCGAATGAGTGAACCACGCTCTGATGCCAATCGAAATTACCCAGTACACCTGTTTTGTATTACCACGTTCTACcaattcaatcaacaaattggttagtgatcaataatgaaataattttataatcaatcaaatacataaagttAATAAAGTGCATTACACCAAATTTGGTTACGAAGGAAAATCCTTTAAAGAACTCTCCAAATGTAAAACCCTATGGGGCAGTCAAACCCcgaaaagttaattttattatttgaaaattgctTATAAGTaattctcaattacaaaatctttgctaattgactctcttacttgaccagacaaacgACCCGTGCAAAAACAGCCAGAAACTCTGGCAATTTTCAAACTAGTGACTTCTCTCCTGGAACTCCAATGGCTGAATTCGATCAATTAAACTCCAACATGAAGTAAGCACACACTCAATgagacaaaaagggaaaaaataactaattttctcaaactcaagCACTTGGATCACTCTCCGATCTCTCCAAGTTCTCAAAATAAATGATCAAGATCACCATCCAATTGAAATCTTAGTCTTAAATATTCTAATTAGTATTTGATTTGTAGTAGGACCTTGTTGACGAATTGAGTCTGATAGGAATTTGATCTGCAGTAGGACTCTGCTGACGGAAGGAATTTGTTGGGAACAACTCTGTTGACGAGTTTGTTGACACCTGGTGCTAAATCTTCTTAGCAAATACAAATTTCTTCAACTAGATAATTCCTAACTTTTCGAACTACAGTCGTACACACTCTTGACTTATCCAAAAATCTCATAACTTCTTGATATAATTCAAATGtttatagataaagataaaatactttatattcATCCAACTAACTTAACAACAAATCTACATCCATCTAGTCTCCTAGTTCTAGTCGAAAACTTGCATTTAAAGTTTCTTTTGAGATAGAAATGCTTACAGTCATGCAAGCATGTAGATCGGAGAGGGTAAATGGGATCGATGAGAAATTTCGATTTCGGGCCCGTTTGGTAACTAAAGTATTCTACATAATCTTAGATGTgctttagatagtgagatgagataagaagattttagataaaagttgaaagttgaataaaatattattagaatattattttttaatgttattattgttttgatatttgaaaaaattgaattgtttattataatttgtgtgagaatatgaaaaaattgtaatgatgagatgggatgagatgaagcaatttcaatatccaaatggGGCTCTATATTTCCACGATATTAACTTCAAACAGGCTAGAGTGTAAAACTCCTTTTTACATCATCCAATATAAAACTGCCACGTCATAGCTCCATGAAAAAAACTTTGCATGTACTTATTGTAATTCTTTGCTTGGATTATGAGAATATAGAGTAAGAgtaatatttcaaaaaacatGTCTACTAGTCTtatttgtgagagagagagagagagagagagagttggcttcatgtatttttctttcttatctaCATGATTATagtgattgataatatttaatcTCATTATTTCAGAATCGGTTAAGTTTTGGGTTGCCTTTGTTAGCTGATCTCTAAGAAAATATGTGCATTAATTATTTTGCAATTTCCAAGATGAAAACCAGATGATCTCGAACCACTTTGGCTGCTCTTCTATTTTTGCTCCCCAACGATGTTTTCCACGACCTAAGATCGGTTGATCTGAATTGGACTTAAAAGAAGAAATTTAATGAAAGCAACCGGCTTGCTGGACAAGTGTTATTTCTCATGGAAGTTCTAATCTTTCGGTGCCCTCTTCCAAGTGTTATTTCTCAGTAAGACCTGGTGTGGATAGTGAGTTGATTGTTTACGGAGATCGAAATCTCAATTTCCTGATATTGGATTAAATTGGTGCAGGAAGTACTCTGCAAGAGGGAGGTAAGGTTTCTTTTTCATGGAGCTATGACGTGGCAATTCTGTATTGGATGGtgtaaaaatgagttttacacTCTAGCCTGTTTGAAGTTAATATCCTAGAAATATCTATTGCCCCTGAAGAGTGGTTGGAAATAGACTCTGACAACAAAGACATGGCCTCGATAGTTTGTCATTTGTCAATTTCCTATAGTgaccaacaagtttgaaagttCTCGAACAAGTTAACTAATGTGCGGACCATCATGTACAACGAACTGAACCACACGTGTCCTCAGTTAAAGCTTGCATCTCAAGATTCAAGTCTTTACGGATGATAGCTATACCTGGTTCAGATTGTGAAAATTTGCCAAGTTCTATTGGTACTCAAAAGATTTGAGATATCTCAACCTATCTGATAATGAATCAATCAAGATACTTTCTAATTCCATTTGCAAGCTACACAATTTGCAAACCTTGTTTCTTCATGGATGTTTTAACCTTGAACGACTACCCAAAGATATGAGGAACAAGAATAATATCAATCTTAGGCTTCTTTCAGTAACAACAAAAGATACATGCCTGCTAAAAAATGGAGTATATTGCTTTAATTCTTTTCAGATTTTATCTGTGGTTGGTTGTCCAAAACTCGAATGCTTGTTTCCACATGTGGACTGGTCTTTTTGGGAATGTGAAAGTCTGATCTCTTTGCCACCTATTATCAAGAACCTAACCGCCTTAGAGTCATTGTACATTGGTCATTGTCAAGAGATGGATTTGactggaggaggaggagatgcatAGGATCTCAATTTGAGACTCCAAATCTTGGATATAGGATGGTTACCAAGGCTGGAGGTTTTACCTGAATGGCTCCTACAATCTACACACATTCAAACaactttgtataaaaaattgtataaatttcaaGGCATTGCCAGAGTGGTTGCCAACTCCGAAATCACTTCAGACGTTGGAGATAATTGGATTCCATCATCTCTACCGGAGGGGATCAAACATATGAAAACATTAAGGCTccgtttggttgcaagactcaaTTGAGCTCAGTTGagctcagtctaattttaaactgagtctaacatccaaacacccaactctcaaattactaaactgatatcaactcaaaacctccttacacatgagacccacaacctttttcaacttaacttATCTTTATACGTGCAACccataaactcatcttaacatccaaacacactttaaactcagtttagatgagcCCCACATAACTCTCTCTACTACTCAACTcgctactattcataaagaactgagcTTAGCTCggctcaactcaacatccaaacgcagtctAAGAAAACTGAATTTTGAAAGACTTTTCCAAAATACTAGAAGTCTATATGTGATTATAAAAATGCTAAAGATGATGAGGTAATGTGATTTTGTCTTCTTATTTAATTGGTATGAACGGAAATAAAATCTTATCATCTAGTAAATGcataatctaataaataaatcaatataacCAAATTTTATTTGTGTCTAAccataaaagagtaatgctatatacagtcgtggaatgcgcaagtgctatgcaatcgctttgaaaaaaagtgaggtccactattaaaacattaattttttttcatgtggatctcgtatttattcacttttttttaaaatgattgtgcgtcgcttgcacactcacgactgcgaCTATTATTTCCCTTTCAAgtttatttgagagagagagagcgagaatTAACTGATCTCTAAGAAAATATGTGCATTAATTATTTTGCAATAGTTTCCAAGATGAAAACAAGATCTAGAACCACTTTGGCTGCACTTGTACTTTTGTTTCTAGATTGGTTGATCCAAATTGGacttaaaaagaagaaattggaTGAAAGCAACCGCTTGCTGGACAAACTGACTCTAAGGAACGGGCCGATAATAGTTCGAGCTCCTGTCagaaactttttcatctaagtTTACCTACTCATTATAATTcttctaaacttctaaatataacacacaaaaaataatattttttcaaaattttaaaaaaaaattatattcaaagaatttgttaatttttgaagaaattcatggcctaactcatatcataaaattgattctacaagagatgattgtttattctttataaacatgctCAAGACATTGTCTACagataatgtgagattattcatcAACACCCTCCCTTGTCACGAGGCAAGTAGTATAGGCTCTCATTCGTCTTGTGGCAGGTTTTGATACCATAAACAAATTCATGGACCTAATCCATCtcataaaattagttttacaaGAGAGAattattcattccttataaacatgcccaagacttTGTCCACAGGCAGTGTgtgattatttctcaacaattttataatatttttatttagtttttttcctctcattttctaaaactcaagaaaatattttgattcaaataatttaattactattcactaagAATATATTCTAAGTATTCCATCGGAGTCGAATTCGAATTAGGCGAATAATAAGATCAACCATCATGGTGTTGGACCAATTAATTACTCTTTCAGACAAAAAGTTAATAAGCACTTTGACCACATTCTTCAATGGAAATGgaaatgtttttaaagaaataataaagttATGATTGAAATAGTTATGGTTAGAGATAGGAGTGATAATATATGACATGATCCGTTAactcaacacgaacacgacactaTAAAAGCGGGTTAAGGTTTAACCTTAATGGATTTGGATCAAAACTGATTAACCCGTTGAGACACAATTGCTTAACAGGTCtctaacgggtcaacccattttgaccctttaaaaaaattaaatttacctttatatcCTTAaacttaaaattgaaaaaccctAAACCTAACCCACGCCGCCCCTcagtttttacttttctttttctcaacttCTAAGTTTAGTTCTCATGCTGCCCCCTACGCCGCccttagttttct from Juglans regia cultivar Chandler chromosome 4, Walnut 2.0, whole genome shotgun sequence encodes:
- the LOC109018251 gene encoding putative disease resistance protein RGA1; translation: MVDLAFGLAGKVLEKLGSFAYQELCLAWGLQTDLKKIERTISTIKIVLLDAEDKQASNLVLRDWLWQLKDILYDADDVIDEIEYNALRKQAITAYGSTSTKVRHFFSSSMALPSRLKLAHKIKDIRERLDEIKANKNQFNLIERREDEHVMPMWREMTHSSVESLVIGRHGDKEKIVEPLMKANGNVNVISIVGLGGMGKTTLAKLVYNDETVVNHFQLKMWVCVSTDFRVTRLMEEVLKSAGCKVNKNSSTEDTLQTRLRELLKDKRFLLVLDDVRNDNRNKWVELIDLLNGGSHGSVIVVTTRSHKVSSILDPIYTHSLEGLSKEDCLSLFVKCAFKEGEDKRYPNLLSIADKIVEKCKRVPLAVKSLGGLLYSKVDEREWEFVRDSEIWELEENEGSILPALRLSYNQMPIHLKRCFAYCVNFPKDHEFNNFLLIEQWVAHGLILQLPVYKKQELEDIGDLYIKELMSRCFFQDLDEPIFDMYTFKMHDLVHDLVLSIGHEEWLEIDSDNKDMASTVHHLSISSSDQQVSKFSNKLANVRSIMYRTKPHVSSVEACISRFKSLRVLAIPGSNFENLPSSIGTQKHLRYLDLSNNLSIKKLPNSICKLHNLQTLLLDGCRNLERLPKDMRNMINLRFLGISTKDTCLFVNGVCCFNSLQILYVVKCPRLECLFPQMDRCLTNLRILVFVDCDSLTSLPPIIKHLKALESLCICDLKK